From a region of the Solanum stenotomum isolate F172 unplaced genomic scaffold, ASM1918654v1 scaffold9649, whole genome shotgun sequence genome:
- the LOC125853101 gene encoding actin-104-like — protein MADGMDIQTLVIDCGSRMTKAGFAGDDSPRAVFPSIVGRPHHTGVMVRQKAAYAGDQALSKRGVLTLKHPIERGVVRNWDDMEELWHYTFYHELRVAPEEHSILLTEAPFNPKANREKMTQVMFETFNVPAMYVENQAVLSLLANGRTTGIVVDSGDTVSHTIPVYEGHAISDAISLLNLGGHHLTEYLVKQTESYYHLAIIAGASLIVSDMKETIAYVALDFEQEIDKAKKCSKSVEKGYEVPSGHIINIGAERFRCPEALFQPSLVGMEATGIHEKAYNSIMRCNADIRKDLFANIVLSGGSTLFPGLAERMTKEITALAPSHTKIKVFAPPERKYSTWIGGSVLASLSTFQQMCITNREYDEFGPSIVHRKCL, from the exons ATGGCTGATGGCATGGATATTCAAACACTTGTTATTGACTGCGGAAGTAGAATGACCAAG GCTGGATTTGCTGGGGATGATTCTCCCAGGGCCGTTTTCCCAAGTATAGTTGGTCGTCCTCATCATACTGGCGTCATGGTTAGACAAAAAGCTGCTTATGCTGGTGATCAAGCTCTGTCTAAAAGAGGTGTGTTGACTCTGAAACATCCCATTGAACGTGGTGTAGTAAGAAACTGGGATGATATGGAGGAACTCTGGCATTATACGTTTTACCATGAACTCCGTGTTGCTCCAGAGGAGCATTCCATTCTTCTGACTGAGGCACCATTTAACCCCAAGGCTAACCGAGAGAAAATGACTCAAGTCATGTTTGAGACATTCAATGTTCCAGCCATGTATGTTGAAAATCAGGCTGTTCTTTCTCTGTTAGCTAATGGACGTACAACTG GTATTGTGGTTGATTCTGGTGATACTGTGAGCCACACTATCCCTGTATATGAGGGACATGCAATTTCCGATGCTATCTCATTGTTAAATCTTGGCGGTCATCATCTTACCGAGTATCTTGTGAAACAAACGGAGAGTTATTATCATCTAGCTATCATTGCTGGTGCATCACTAATTGTTAGTGATATGAAGGAAACAATTGCTTATGTTGCACTGGATTTTGAACAGGAGATTGACAAGgcaaaaaaatgttcaaaatcagTTGAGAAGGGCTATGAGGTTCCTTCTGGCCATATCATTAATATTGGTGCTGAGAGGTTCCGTTGTCCTGAAGCCTTATTCCAGCCATCATTGGTTGGAATGGAAGCGACGGGAATTCATGAAAAAGCTTACAACTCAATCATGAGATGCAATGCTGATATTAGGAAAGATTTATTTGCAAACATTGTGCTTAGTGGTGGCTCAACTTTGTTTCCTGGCTTAGCAGAACGTATGACCAAGGAAATCACTGCTCTTGCTCCGAGCCACACGAAGATCAAGGTGTTTGCACCACCCGAGAGGAAGTACAGCACTTGGATAGGAGGATCAGTTCTCGCTTCACTCAGTACTTTCCAACAA ATGTGTATAACAAATAGGGAATATGATGAATTTGGGCCCTCAATTGTTCACAGGAAGTGTCTCTAA